From a single Zetaproteobacteria bacterium genomic region:
- the fabF gene encoding beta-ketoacyl-[acyl-carrier-protein] synthase II, giving the protein MSRRVVITGIGLLTPLGCDRDSTWEGIVAGRSGIDRIRRFDAEAEGMPCTIAGEVRGFDPTSCIDRKEARKMDTFIQYGVAAARMALEQSGLVISEENAERVGVIIGSGIGGLPSIEATMEAYRKGGARRISPFFIPKTIINMISGWVSMLHGAKGPNSATVTACATGTHAIGEAWRIIAGGEADAMLAGGAESCICPLGVGGFCASRALSTRNDDPQGASRPWDRDRDGFVMGEGAGVLLLESLESARARGAEIIAEVAGYGMSGDAHHITAPAPGGEGGARCMEAALRSAGVAPEEVDYINAHGTSTPAGDLAETEGIKRVFGDHARRLMVTSNKSMIGHLLGAAGGVEAALTALSIHHAIATPTINLEHPGEGCDLDYVANEARDARIDVAVSNSFGFGGTNASLVLKRYA; this is encoded by the coding sequence TTGTCCCGACGGGTCGTCATCACTGGGATCGGCCTGCTCACCCCGCTGGGGTGCGACCGTGACTCCACCTGGGAGGGGATCGTCGCCGGCCGATCGGGCATCGACCGGATCCGCCGGTTCGACGCCGAGGCCGAGGGGATGCCCTGCACCATCGCCGGTGAGGTACGCGGCTTCGATCCGACCTCCTGCATCGACCGCAAGGAGGCGCGCAAGATGGATACCTTCATCCAGTACGGCGTGGCCGCCGCCCGGATGGCGCTCGAACAGTCGGGGCTGGTCATCTCGGAGGAGAACGCCGAACGGGTGGGGGTGATCATCGGCTCCGGCATCGGCGGCCTGCCTTCGATCGAGGCGACGATGGAGGCCTACCGGAAGGGGGGGGCGCGCAGGATCTCACCCTTCTTCATTCCCAAGACCATCATCAACATGATCTCCGGATGGGTGTCGATGCTCCACGGCGCCAAGGGGCCGAACTCGGCGACGGTCACCGCCTGCGCCACCGGCACCCACGCCATCGGCGAGGCGTGGCGGATCATCGCCGGCGGAGAGGCCGACGCCATGCTCGCCGGCGGCGCCGAATCGTGTATCTGCCCCCTGGGGGTCGGCGGGTTCTGTGCGTCACGGGCACTCTCCACCCGCAACGACGACCCGCAGGGCGCCTCCCGCCCGTGGGATCGCGATCGCGACGGCTTCGTCATGGGCGAAGGGGCCGGGGTGTTGCTGCTGGAGTCGCTGGAGTCGGCACGCGCCCGGGGGGCGGAGATCATCGCCGAGGTGGCCGGCTACGGCATGTCGGGGGACGCCCACCACATCACCGCACCCGCCCCCGGCGGCGAAGGGGGCGCCCGCTGCATGGAGGCGGCACTGCGTTCGGCCGGCGTCGCCCCCGAGGAGGTGGACTACATCAACGCCCACGGCACCTCCACCCCGGCGGGGGATCTGGCCGAGACCGAGGGGATCAAGCGGGTCTTCGGCGACCATGCGCGGCGGTTGATGGTCACCTCGAACAAATCGATGATCGGCCACTTGCTCGGTGCCGCCGGCGGGGTCGAGGCGGCGCTGACCGCATTGAGCATCCACCACGCCATCGCCACGCCGACCATCAACCTGGAGCACCCCGGCGAGGGATGCGACCTCGACTACGTGGCCAACGAGGCGCGCGATGCGCGAATCGATGTGGCCGTCTCCAACTCCTTCGGCTTCGGAGGCACCAACGCCTCACTCGTGCTGAAACGGTACGCCTGA
- a CDS encoding anthranilate synthase component I family protein encodes MPVISPVEWSTPRANGDAFSFFARHYDHCAALLEDPSGAGRQIVVSRAGTSLRLDGCEKGWAERWRKALHRPRRGGAGIALLFYLSYEAGGLFERLPAPKAALDWPLIYAHAPEWSLTFSADSVVASARDDTAAARLRALLTLPPRPLPPPVLAVGSVEECGSAATYRAAVEQVQHYIRRGDIFQANIARFWRAPLQRGDDLALYGRLRRRNPAPFCCLLRLDAKHSIISSSPERLFRITPDGTIDTRPIAGTRRLGRGKERARLRRELLLSDKERAEHVMLVDLERNDLGRICRPGSVAVDESMVIERYATVQHIVSNVRGRLRDGVDLIDVLATMFPGGTITGCPKIRCMEIIHELEPGPRGPYTGGVGYVACDGSVDCNILIRTFWRMGDMLCWAAGAGIVSDSIAEHEQRETEHKAAGLLAALQNNGEE; translated from the coding sequence ATGCCCGTGATCTCCCCTGTCGAATGGTCCACCCCCCGGGCCAACGGCGACGCCTTCTCCTTCTTCGCCCGACACTACGACCACTGCGCCGCCCTGCTCGAAGACCCCTCCGGCGCGGGGCGGCAGATCGTGGTCTCGCGTGCCGGCACCAGCCTGCGGCTGGATGGGTGCGAGAAAGGATGGGCCGAGCGCTGGCGGAAGGCGCTCCACCGACCGCGGCGCGGCGGCGCGGGCATCGCCCTGCTCTTCTACCTCTCCTACGAGGCCGGCGGGCTCTTCGAGCGGCTGCCGGCGCCGAAAGCCGCCCTCGACTGGCCGCTGATCTACGCCCACGCGCCGGAGTGGTCGCTCACCTTCTCCGCCGACAGCGTGGTGGCCAGCGCACGCGATGATACCGCCGCCGCGCGGTTGCGCGCCCTGCTGACGCTGCCGCCGCGCCCCCTTCCGCCGCCGGTGCTGGCCGTCGGCAGCGTGGAGGAGTGCGGATCGGCGGCAACATACCGCGCAGCGGTAGAGCAGGTACAGCACTACATCCGCCGCGGCGACATCTTCCAGGCCAACATCGCCCGCTTCTGGCGGGCACCGCTGCAGAGGGGGGACGATCTCGCCCTCTATGGCCGGCTGCGGCGGCGCAACCCCGCCCCCTTCTGCTGCCTGCTGCGGCTCGACGCGAAGCACAGCATCATCTCCTCGTCGCCGGAGCGGCTCTTCCGCATCACGCCGGATGGCACGATCGACACCCGGCCGATCGCCGGCACCCGCCGGTTGGGCCGGGGGAAGGAGCGCGCCCGCCTGCGCCGGGAGCTGCTGCTCTCCGACAAGGAGCGGGCCGAGCATGTCATGCTGGTCGACCTGGAGCGCAACGACCTCGGCCGCATCTGTCGCCCGGGCAGTGTCGCGGTCGACGAATCGATGGTCATCGAGCGCTACGCCACGGTGCAGCACATCGTCTCCAATGTGCGCGGGCGGTTGCGCGATGGGGTCGACCTGATCGACGTGCTGGCCACCATGTTTCCCGGCGGTACCATCACCGGCTGTCCCAAGATCCGCTGCATGGAGATCATCCACGAACTCGAGCCCGGCCCGCGCGGCCCCTACACCGGCGGGGTGGGCTATGTCGCATGCGACGGCTCCGTCGACTGCAACATCCTGATCCGCACCTTCTGGCGTATGGGCGACATGCTCTGCTGGGCGGCGGGCGCCGGGATCGTCAGCGATTCGATCGCGGAGCATGAACAGCGGGAGACCGAGCACAAGGCCGCCGGCCTGCTGGCCGCGCTGCAGAACAACGGGGAGGAGTGA
- the glgA gene encoding glycogen synthase GlgA: MQSSVANILFVASEMAPLAKTGGLADVVGALPQALHRCGHRVQVILPCYRRFIEGSGVAMQPTGTVVSLWIDGIHRHCPIHRCHIGATEVLLVEQDDLFARDGIYGPPGGAYDDNLLRFTLLCRVALEWAAEAAEPFDLLHCHDWQSALVPLLLNHQYRHRPKLARTRTLLTIHNLAYQGIFPADGIARMSLPVADFHPEGYEFYHQINCLKAGILAADHLTTVSPSYAEEICTPEYGCRLDGFLRRFAGKLTGIVNGIDTECWDPARDPHIACNYAAGRTSGKRRCKAALQQECGLAPSAEAPLLATISRLADQKGIDLLIAAAPAWLEEGAQLVVLGSGDPRLEQQLHALAARHPGRCAFRQGFDEALARRIYAGADFFVMPSRFEPCGLGQLMAMRYGAIPIVRATGGLRDTV, encoded by the coding sequence ATGCAATCCTCCGTGGCCAACATCCTTTTTGTCGCATCCGAGATGGCGCCCCTGGCCAAGACCGGCGGGCTGGCCGACGTGGTCGGCGCGCTGCCGCAGGCACTGCACCGGTGCGGCCACCGCGTGCAGGTGATCCTCCCCTGCTACCGTCGCTTCATCGAGGGTTCCGGGGTGGCGATGCAACCGACCGGCACGGTCGTGTCGTTGTGGATCGACGGCATCCACCGCCACTGCCCGATCCACCGCTGCCACATCGGCGCCACCGAGGTGTTGCTGGTCGAGCAGGACGACCTGTTTGCCCGCGACGGCATCTACGGCCCGCCGGGTGGCGCCTACGACGACAACCTGCTCCGCTTCACCCTGCTCTGCCGGGTGGCGCTGGAGTGGGCGGCGGAGGCGGCGGAGCCGTTCGATCTGCTTCACTGCCACGACTGGCAGAGCGCGCTGGTGCCACTGTTGCTCAACCACCAGTACCGCCATCGGCCGAAGCTGGCCCGAACCCGCACCCTGCTGACCATCCACAACCTCGCCTACCAGGGGATCTTTCCCGCCGACGGGATCGCCCGCATGAGCCTGCCCGTGGCCGATTTTCATCCCGAGGGCTACGAGTTTTACCACCAGATCAACTGTCTGAAGGCCGGCATTCTGGCCGCCGACCACCTGACCACGGTCAGCCCGAGCTACGCTGAGGAGATCTGCACCCCCGAATATGGCTGCCGACTCGACGGCTTCCTGCGCCGCTTCGCCGGGAAACTGACCGGAATCGTCAACGGCATCGACACCGAATGCTGGGATCCGGCGCGCGATCCGCACATCGCCTGCAACTACGCCGCAGGACGAACGAGCGGCAAACGACGCTGCAAGGCGGCGCTGCAGCAGGAGTGCGGCCTGGCGCCGTCGGCCGAGGCGCCCCTTCTGGCCACCATCTCCCGTCTGGCCGATCAGAAGGGGATCGATCTGTTGATCGCGGCGGCACCGGCCTGGCTGGAAGAAGGGGCGCAACTGGTGGTGCTCGGCTCCGGCGATCCCCGGCTGGAGCAGCAGCTGCATGCGCTGGCCGCGCGCCATCCCGGTCGCTGCGCCTTCCGTCAGGGCTTCGACGAAGCACTGGCCCGGCGGATCTACGCCGGCGCCGACTTCTTCGTCATGCCGTCGCGCTTCGAGCCCTGCGGGCTGGGCCAGCTGATGGCCATGCGCTACGGCGCCATCCCCATCGTGCGCGCCACCGGCGGCCTGCGCGACACGGT
- a CDS encoding glucose-6-phosphate isomerase — MDSVTRTPEWQALAEHQRALARTHMRELFARDPQRFERFSLRLDGMLLDYSKNIITDETRGLLIALAEARGLHDGIARMFNGEAINTTERRAVLHTALRNRSDRPVLVDGEDVMPAVRDVLARMRRFVDAVHSGAWRGHTGKRITDVVNIGIGGSDLGPVMATEALKPFAVEGIRCHFVSNVDGTQMVETLKGLRRETTLFVIVSKTFTTQETMTNAHTARNWFLTRGGSKKAVASHFVAVSTNAEAVARFGIDRNHMFEFWNWVGGRYSMWSAVGLSIALAVGMDHFEELLDGAYAMDNHFRTAPFVRNAPVLLGLLGIWYRNFFGAATHAVLPYDQYLHRFPAYLQQADMESNGKRVTRDGDAVDYDTGPVLWGAPGTNGQHAFYQLIHQGTQMVPADFIAPIETLNPIGDHHAILLSNFFAQTEALMRGKTEAEARAELEAEGRSEEEIAALLPHKSFPGNRPTNSILVERIDPRTLGMLVALYEHKIFVQGWIWGINSFDQWGVELGKQLARTILPELTAPGPVTGHDASTNGLINHYKEHLGLGRAQS; from the coding sequence ATGGACTCCGTCACCCGCACCCCGGAATGGCAGGCGCTGGCCGAGCACCAGCGCGCCCTCGCCCGCACCCACATGCGCGAGCTCTTCGCCCGGGATCCGCAACGATTCGAGCGTTTCTCGCTGCGCCTAGATGGGATGCTGCTCGACTACTCCAAGAACATCATCACCGACGAGACGCGCGGGCTGTTGATCGCGCTGGCCGAGGCGCGCGGGCTGCACGATGGGATTGCGCGCATGTTCAATGGCGAGGCGATCAACACCACCGAGCGGCGCGCGGTGCTGCACACCGCGCTGCGCAACCGCAGCGATCGGCCGGTGCTGGTCGACGGGGAGGATGTGATGCCGGCGGTGCGCGATGTGCTGGCCCGCATGCGCCGCTTCGTCGACGCGGTCCACAGCGGCGCCTGGCGTGGCCACACCGGCAAGCGGATCACCGATGTGGTCAACATCGGCATCGGCGGCTCCGACCTCGGGCCGGTGATGGCTACCGAGGCGCTCAAGCCGTTCGCCGTCGAGGGGATCCGCTGCCACTTCGTCTCCAACGTCGACGGCACGCAGATGGTCGAGACGCTGAAAGGGTTGCGTCGGGAGACGACGCTGTTCGTCATCGTCTCCAAGACCTTCACCACCCAGGAGACGATGACCAACGCCCACACCGCGCGCAACTGGTTCCTCACCCGCGGCGGCAGCAAGAAGGCGGTGGCCAGCCATTTCGTCGCCGTCTCGACCAACGCGGAGGCGGTGGCCCGCTTCGGGATCGACCGCAACCACATGTTCGAGTTCTGGAACTGGGTCGGCGGCCGCTATTCGATGTGGAGCGCGGTCGGGCTGTCGATCGCGCTGGCCGTCGGCATGGACCACTTCGAGGAGCTGCTCGACGGCGCCTACGCCATGGACAATCACTTCCGCACCGCCCCCTTCGTGCGCAATGCCCCGGTGCTGCTCGGCCTGCTCGGTATCTGGTACCGCAACTTCTTCGGCGCGGCCACCCATGCCGTCCTCCCCTACGACCAGTACCTCCACCGCTTCCCCGCCTATCTGCAGCAGGCGGACATGGAGAGCAACGGTAAGCGGGTCACCCGCGACGGAGATGCGGTCGACTACGACACCGGTCCGGTGCTCTGGGGTGCGCCGGGGACCAACGGTCAGCACGCCTTCTACCAGTTGATCCATCAGGGCACCCAGATGGTGCCGGCCGATTTCATCGCCCCGATCGAGACGCTCAACCCGATCGGCGACCACCACGCCATCCTCCTGTCCAACTTCTTCGCCCAGACCGAGGCGCTGATGCGGGGCAAGACGGAGGCCGAGGCGCGCGCAGAGCTGGAGGCCGAGGGAAGGAGCGAGGAGGAGATCGCCGCCCTGCTGCCCCACAAGAGCTTCCCCGGCAACCGGCCGACCAACTCGATCCTGGTCGAGCGGATCGATCCCCGCACGTTGGGGATGCTGGTGGCGCTCTACGAGCACAAGATCTTCGTCCAGGGGTGGATCTGGGGGATCAACAGCTTCGACCAATGGGGGGTGGAGCTGGGCAAGCAGCTGGCGCGAACCATCCTGCCGGAGCTGACCGCGCCGGGGCCGGTCACCGGTCACGATGCCTCGACCAACGGCCTGATCAACCACTACAAGGAGCATCTGGGGCTGGGTCGGGCCCAATCGTGA
- the lspA gene encoding signal peptidase II yields MKPGGAVGQLLLLLAVLTLDQGSKWWIEQQPATLHIEVIPGVFNIIKAHNTGVAFSMLADLPASWGRMLILGVTIGIALAVALWWWHSRGRCEGWWLVLVLAGAIGNICDRLHLGYVVDFIQWFVVIDGRAYVWPAFNIADSAISIAVAGLIIGGLRREGG; encoded by the coding sequence ATGAAACCGGGCGGGGCCGTCGGCCAGCTGCTGCTGCTGCTGGCGGTGCTGACGCTCGATCAGGGCAGCAAATGGTGGATCGAGCAGCAGCCCGCCACTCTCCACATCGAGGTAATCCCCGGAGTATTCAATATCATCAAGGCGCACAACACCGGCGTCGCCTTCTCCATGCTGGCCGATCTGCCGGCGTCCTGGGGGCGGATGTTGATCCTCGGCGTCACCATCGGCATCGCGCTGGCTGTCGCCCTCTGGTGGTGGCACAGCAGGGGGCGGTGCGAAGGGTGGTGGCTGGTGCTGGTGCTGGCCGGGGCGATCGGCAACATCTGCGATCGCCTCCACCTGGGCTACGTGGTCGATTTCATCCAGTGGTTCGTGGTCATCGACGGCAGGGCGTACGTCTGGCCGGCGTTCAACATCGCCGATTCGGCCATCTCCATCGCCGTGGCGGGGCTGATCATCGGCGGCCTGCGCCGGGAGGGAGGATGA
- a CDS encoding metal-dependent hydrolase produces MNLRGAWTLFGRETRRFFKVRMQTIVAPALTALLYLIVFRYAMGSRTVPGLSVAYFDFLVPGLAMMAMMQNAFANTSSSLIAGKVMHVHAHLLMAPLSAAEVVAAFLLAALMRALVVASVFLLVLVPFVDLPLPHPALALFFTVCAALTMGGMGLIGGMWAKKFDDMATVNNFVIMPLTFLSGVFYSIGQLPEMWQRVNGFNPFFYLVDGFRYALLGVGECDPRLAAGFVLMVTLLVVAADWWLWRAGWRMKE; encoded by the coding sequence ATGAACCTGCGCGGGGCGTGGACGCTCTTCGGCCGCGAGACGCGCCGCTTCTTCAAGGTCCGGATGCAGACCATCGTCGCCCCGGCGTTGACCGCGCTGCTCTATCTGATCGTCTTCCGCTACGCCATGGGCAGCCGCACGGTACCGGGGTTGTCGGTGGCCTATTTCGATTTCCTCGTGCCGGGGCTGGCCATGATGGCGATGATGCAGAACGCCTTCGCCAACACCTCCAGCTCACTGATCGCCGGCAAGGTGATGCACGTCCACGCCCATCTGCTGATGGCGCCGCTGAGCGCCGCCGAGGTGGTTGCCGCCTTCCTGCTCGCCGCCCTGATGCGTGCGCTGGTGGTGGCGTCGGTCTTTCTGCTGGTATTGGTCCCCTTCGTCGATCTGCCGCTGCCCCATCCCGCGCTGGCGCTCTTCTTCACCGTCTGCGCCGCGCTGACCATGGGGGGGATGGGGTTGATCGGAGGCATGTGGGCGAAGAAGTTCGACGACATGGCCACGGTGAACAACTTCGTCATCATGCCGCTCACCTTCCTCTCCGGGGTCTTCTACTCGATCGGCCAGTTGCCGGAGATGTGGCAGCGGGTCAACGGCTTCAACCCCTTCTTCTATCTGGTCGACGGCTTCCGCTACGCCCTGCTCGGAGTGGGGGAGTGCGACCCCCGGCTCGCCGCGGGTTTCGTGCTGATGGTGACGCTGCTGGTCGTCGCCGCCGACTGGTGGTTGTGGCGGGCGGGGTGGCGGATGAAGGAGTAA
- a CDS encoding acyl carrier protein — protein sequence MSAEIEAKVIKIVGDQLNVDESEINPDSSFVDDLGADSLDTVELVMAFEEEFDIEIPDDDAESIQTVQNAIDYIASKTE from the coding sequence ATGTCAGCTGAAATCGAGGCCAAAGTCATCAAAATCGTTGGAGATCAGCTCAACGTGGACGAGAGTGAGATCAACCCCGACTCCTCGTTCGTCGACGATCTGGGCGCCGATTCCCTCGACACCGTGGAACTGGTCATGGCGTTCGAAGAGGAGTTCGATATCGAGATCCCGGACGACGACGCCGAATCGATCCAGACGGTACAGAACGCCATCGATTACATCGCCAGCAAGACGGAGTAA